In Monodelphis domestica isolate mMonDom1 chromosome 3, mMonDom1.pri, whole genome shotgun sequence, the following proteins share a genomic window:
- the SDR16C5 gene encoding epidermal retinol dehydrogenase 2, translating into MLSKMNDLNHLLIFLGKFTYGFLEALFYMIAPKPKKNVSGEIVLITGAGSGIGRLLALRFAHLGATLVLWDINPEGNQETSKLAKEAGASRVYTYTCNCGQRQDVYRVADQVKKEVGDVTILINNAGVVTGKRFLEIPDECIEKAFDVNIKAHFWIYKAFLPAMMANNHGHLVCISSSAGLLGVNKLSDYCASKFAAFGFAESIFLELHAERKTGIKTTIVCPFFIKTGMFEGCTTANSHLLPILEPKYVVDKIMDAILTEQVYLYLPKFLYYALFLKSFLPAKSGVAVCEYMKIFDVMNSFKGQLKKF; encoded by the exons ATGCTTTCGAAGATGAATGATTTGAACCATCTGctcatttttcttggcaaatttacATATGGCTTTTTGGAggctttattttatatgatagctccaaagccaaagaaaaatgtttctgGTGAAATAGTCCTTATAACAGGAGCCGGAAGTGGAATTGGACGCTTATTAGCCTTAAGATTTGCCCATCTGGGGGCGACCCTTGTTCTCTGGGATATCAATCCAGAGGGCAACCAGGAAACTTCTAAATTGGCCAAAGAAGCTGGTGCATCAAGAGTGTATACCTACACCTGTAACTGTGGTCAAAGGCAAGATGTCTACAGAGTGGCAGATCAG GTTAAAAAAGAGGTTGGCGATGTCACCATTCTCATTAATAATGCTGGAGTTGTAACAGGAAAAAGGTTCCTTGAGATTCCAGATGAATGTATAGAAAAGGCATTTGATGTGAATATCAAAGCACATTTCTGG ATTTACAAAGCCTTCCTTCCTGCTATGATGGCTAACAACCATGGACACTTGGTTTGCATTTCAAGTTCAGCTGGATTACTTGGAGTAAATAAACTGTCAG ATTACTGTGCAAGTAAATTTGCAGCCTTTGGATTTGCTGAATCCATTTTTTTAGAACTACATGCTGAAAGAAAAACTGGGATTAAAACAACCATTGTTTGTCCATTTTTTATAAAAACTGGAATGTTTGAAGGTTGTACTACTGC AAATTCTCATCTGTTGCCAATCCTAGAGCCAAAATATGTAGTTGATAAGATAATGGATGCAATTCTGACCGAACAAGTTTACCTATATTTGCCAAAATTCTTGTACTAtgcattgtttttaaaaag